One stretch of Rattus norvegicus strain BN/NHsdMcwi chromosome 12, GRCr8, whole genome shotgun sequence DNA includes these proteins:
- the Nudt1 gene encoding oxidized purine nucleoside triphosphate hydrolase isoform X1, whose translation MSTSRLYTLVLVLQPQRVLLGMKKRGFGAGRWNGFGGKVQEGETIEDGAKRELLEESGLRVDTLHKVGHISFEFVGSPELMDVHIFSTDHVHGTPTESEEMRPQWFQLDQIPFADMWPDDSYWFPLLLQKKKFCGHFKFHGQDTILSYSLREVDEF comes from the exons ATGAGCACCTCCAGGCTTTATACCCTCGTGCTGGTACTACAGCCTCAGCGAGTTCTCCTGGGCATGAAGAAGAGGGGCTTTGGTGCTGGCCGCTGGAATGGCTTCGGGGGCAAGGTGCAGGAAGGAGAGACCATTGAGGATGGGGCTAAGAG GGAGCTTCTGGAAGAAAGTGGTCTGAGAGTGGATACACTGCACAAGGTAGGCCATATCTCATTTGAGTTTGTGGGCTCCCCCGAGCTGATGGACGTGCATATCTTCTCTACCGACCACGTGCATGGGACGCCCACAGAGAGTGAAG AAATGCGCCCTCAGTGGTTCCAACTGGACCAGATCCCCTTTGCCGACATGTGGCCGGACGACAGCTACTGGTTCCCACTCCTGCTTCAGAAGAAGAAGTTCTGTGGACACTTCAAGTTCCATGGTCAGGACACCATCCTCAGTTACTCCCTGCGGGAGGTGGATGAGTTCTAA
- the Mrm2 gene encoding rRNA methyltransferase 2, mitochondrial, which yields MTGYPKLVGVPLKVRRLHTAVCHYKGRTGAEHLWLMRHLKDPFVKAAKAESYRCRSAFKLLEMNEKHHILRPGLRVLDCGAAPGAWSQVAVQSVNATGADSSSPMGFVLGVDLLHMFPLAGATFLCPADVTDPRTFQRILELLPRRRADVILSDMAPNATGIRDLDHDRLISLCLTLVDMAVDILHPGGTLLCKTWAGSKSHLLQKRLAQEFRSTRVVKPEASRKESAEVYLLATQYHGRKGSTKQ from the exons ATGACTGG GTATCCGAAGCTGGTAGGCGTTCCCCTTAAGGTTCGGAGGTTACACACAGCAGTGTGTCACTACAAGGGCCGGACAGGCGCCGAGCACCTGTGGTTGATGCGCCATCTAAAGGACCCGTTTGTGAAGGCCGCAAAGGCGGAGAGTTACCGCTGCCGCAGCGCCTTCAAGCTCCTGGAGATGAATGAGAAGCATCACATCCTGAGGCCTGGGCTCCGGGTGCTGGACTGCGGGGCAGCTCCCGGGGCCTGGAGTCAGGTGGCAGTGCAGAGCGTCAACGCCACAGGAGCAG ATTCCAGCTCTCCCATGGGCTTCGTGCTCGGGGTCGATCTTCTTCACATGTTCCCTTTGGCAGGAGCAACTTTTCTGTGCCCTGCTGATGTGACTGACCCCAGAACTTTCCAGAGAATTTTAGAACTGCTTCCCAGAAGGAGAGCGGATGTGATTCTGAGTGACATGGCACCGAATGCCACTGGGATCCGAGACCTTGATCATGACAGGCTCATAAGCTTGTGCCTTACCCTTGTGGACATGGCTGTGGACATCCTGCACCCCGGGGGGACACTGCTGTGTAAAACCTGGGCCGGAAGTAAAAGCCACCTGCTGCAGAAGAGACTAGCCCAGGAATTCCGAAGCACAAGGGTCGTGAAACCGGAGGCTAGCAGGAAAGAGTCCGCAGAGGTCTATCTGTTAGCCACACAGTACCATGGGAGGAAGGGCTCCACCAAGCAGTGA
- the Mrm2 gene encoding rRNA methyltransferase 2, mitochondrial isoform X1 — protein sequence MRHLKDPFVKAAKAESYRCRSAFKLLEMNEKHHILRPGLRVLDCGAAPGAWSQVAVQSVNATGADSSSPMGFVLGVDLLHMFPLAGATFLCPADVTDPRTFQRILELLPRRRADVILSDMAPNATGIRDLDHDRLISLCLTLVDMAVDILHPGGTLLCKTWAGSKSHLLQKRLAQEFRSTRVVKPEASRKESAEVYLLATQYHGRKGSTKQ from the exons ATGCGCCATCTAAAGGACCCGTTTGTGAAGGCCGCAAAGGCGGAGAGTTACCGCTGCCGCAGCGCCTTCAAGCTCCTGGAGATGAATGAGAAGCATCACATCCTGAGGCCTGGGCTCCGGGTGCTGGACTGCGGGGCAGCTCCCGGGGCCTGGAGTCAGGTGGCAGTGCAGAGCGTCAACGCCACAGGAGCAG ATTCCAGCTCTCCCATGGGCTTCGTGCTCGGGGTCGATCTTCTTCACATGTTCCCTTTGGCAGGAGCAACTTTTCTGTGCCCTGCTGATGTGACTGACCCCAGAACTTTCCAGAGAATTTTAGAACTGCTTCCCAGAAGGAGAGCGGATGTGATTCTGAGTGACATGGCACCGAATGCCACTGGGATCCGAGACCTTGATCATGACAGGCTCATAAGCTTGTGCCTTACCCTTGTGGACATGGCTGTGGACATCCTGCACCCCGGGGGGACACTGCTGTGTAAAACCTGGGCCGGAAGTAAAAGCCACCTGCTGCAGAAGAGACTAGCCCAGGAATTCCGAAGCACAAGGGTCGTGAAACCGGAGGCTAGCAGGAAAGAGTCCGCAGAGGTCTATCTGTTAGCCACACAGTACCATGGGAGGAAGGGCTCCACCAAGCAGTGA